In Lewinellaceae bacterium, a single window of DNA contains:
- a CDS encoding RagB/SusD family nutrient uptake outer membrane protein — protein MKHNQYLKIVLIGLLAFSSSCQSFLEEEVIDEISVDYIYSTPGGLEVGVNALYNLQRRNNYPEYEGDPLRANVFFMAGTDLGLTRTWHRPYGAGHTAASFAGARIKWELSYQIIDRANALISSAPGIDMDEDKKNELVAQARLIRGELYLDLIRMFDNILLDTEATTPENAFDPITYAVADPKDVYALINSDLDFAIENLEWVVPYGRYGQGAARHIRGKAAMWQEDWAEAARQFDAIVENGTHYLLSDIRQVFGQNLNHAEALFNYVKDLDLGGNDNLAGGGGTWFSSVFNNRAYELSSGEVLRSVEYGGQALGWSFPNDYLQSLYDPENDKRYTTYYYPLIKYVNNPDKPNFGEPLPESSYDDNFRRHHWSLKKFHDEEKPIDTNDSFKDLIYYRFAETLLLGAEAHWHLSGNDADPKALEYINMVRERAGVPPFTTFTLDTYLEESARELAFEKNRWFLLKRLGLLVERQSEHYRYGSNSTNVMPEPMAPHMVRLPIPQTQIDLMGTFPQNPGY, from the coding sequence ATGAAACATAATCAGTACCTCAAAATAGTATTAATCGGGCTATTGGCTTTCAGCTCGTCCTGCCAGAGTTTTCTCGAAGAAGAAGTCATTGACGAGATTTCCGTAGATTATATCTACTCTACCCCGGGAGGCTTGGAGGTAGGCGTCAATGCCTTGTACAATCTGCAGCGCAGAAATAACTACCCCGAATATGAAGGAGATCCTTTACGCGCTAACGTCTTCTTCATGGCGGGTACCGACCTGGGGCTTACCCGTACGTGGCACCGGCCCTATGGGGCTGGCCATACGGCCGCTTCGTTTGCAGGAGCACGCATAAAGTGGGAGCTGTCTTATCAGATCATTGACCGGGCCAATGCCCTGATTTCCAGTGCACCGGGCATAGACATGGATGAAGATAAGAAAAATGAGCTGGTCGCTCAGGCCCGGCTGATCCGGGGAGAGCTTTACCTGGACCTCATTAGAATGTTTGACAATATTCTTTTGGACACCGAAGCGACTACCCCCGAGAATGCCTTCGATCCGATCACCTATGCCGTAGCCGATCCCAAAGATGTTTATGCCCTGATCAACAGCGACCTGGATTTTGCCATTGAAAACCTGGAGTGGGTTGTTCCCTATGGCAGATACGGCCAGGGGGCCGCCCGGCACATCAGGGGCAAGGCTGCTATGTGGCAGGAGGACTGGGCGGAGGCCGCCCGGCAATTTGACGCCATCGTCGAAAATGGCACCCACTACCTGCTTTCCGATATCCGGCAGGTGTTCGGCCAAAACCTGAATCACGCCGAAGCGCTATTTAATTACGTAAAGGATCTTGACCTTGGCGGCAACGACAATCTGGCCGGCGGCGGCGGCACCTGGTTTTCGAGTGTCTTTAATAACCGGGCCTACGAATTGTCCAGCGGAGAAGTACTCCGGTCGGTTGAATATGGAGGGCAGGCTTTGGGCTGGTCTTTTCCCAATGATTATTTGCAGTCCTTGTACGATCCGGAAAACGATAAGCGGTATACGACCTACTACTACCCGCTCATCAAATACGTCAACAATCCCGATAAGCCCAACTTTGGCGAACCGCTTCCCGAATCCTCTTATGACGACAATTTCAGAAGGCACCATTGGAGCCTGAAGAAGTTCCATGACGAGGAAAAACCAATAGATACTAATGACAGCTTCAAGGATTTAATTTATTACCGGTTTGCCGAAACCCTGCTCCTGGGAGCAGAAGCCCATTGGCATCTGTCCGGAAACGATGCCGATCCTAAAGCGCTGGAGTACATCAATATGGTCCGGGAACGAGCAGGCGTACCTCCGTTTACCACCTTTACGCTGGATACTTACCTGGAAGAGTCGGCCCGGGAGCTTGCCTTTGAGAAAAACCGGTGGTTCCTGCTGAAAAGATTGGGCTTGCTGGTCGAGAGGCAAAGCGAGCACTACCGGTATGGGTCGAACTCCACCAACGTTATGCCTGAACCTATGGCGCCACATATGGTCCGCCTTCCCATCCCTCAGACTCAGATTGACCTGATGGGGACGTTTCCTCAAAATCCGGGGTATTAA
- a CDS encoding cellulase family glycosylhydrolase — translation MPTPTPTTPTDEATATAIIESMSTGFNLGNTFENGNNATTLASVKPIIDLYHNAGMKHIRIPVTWMDRYTAGDHLADDDGNVNYEHTRFKELVKVIDYALSLDMYVVLNTHHEHWLKDHYDGTEAFDTKFANLWTGIATYFKDYPNKLIFEVLNEPEGKLGEWGSGGWPSPTSGLALAYTRMVNEIGYHAIRETGGENETRIIMVATNGQGNEVMIEEVYPSKTSLPGGGNDAYLAIQVHSYNPWAFCGHTGSNSAWPGTSTIEEAIKKVGVHSKFLGVPVNYGEFGVGRQTNTAERNTDLVRGYYKTFATTTLSENMSYSVWDDRGWFGLVTGNGSGFVNNIVPTMLAE, via the coding sequence ATGCCTACACCTACTCCTACTACACCCACTGATGAAGCAACGGCAACAGCAATTATTGAATCTATGTCAACTGGATTCAACCTGGGAAATACTTTTGAAAATGGCAACAATGCCACCACTTTAGCCAGTGTCAAACCCATTATTGATTTGTATCACAATGCCGGCATGAAGCACATCCGGATTCCCGTAACCTGGATGGACAGGTATACCGCCGGGGATCATCTCGCCGATGACGATGGAAACGTTAATTATGAACACACCCGATTCAAAGAACTGGTAAAAGTGATTGACTATGCCCTGAGCCTGGATATGTATGTGGTATTAAATACTCATCATGAACATTGGCTCAAAGATCACTATGATGGGACTGAAGCATTTGATACTAAGTTCGCGAATCTATGGACGGGAATTGCCACCTACTTCAAAGACTACCCCAATAAACTAATTTTTGAAGTCCTTAATGAGCCAGAAGGTAAATTAGGAGAGTGGGGCAGTGGAGGGTGGCCTAGCCCAACGAGTGGCCTGGCGCTGGCGTACACGCGTATGGTCAACGAAATAGGATACCATGCGATCAGAGAAACAGGTGGCGAAAATGAAACTCGTATCATCATGGTTGCTACAAACGGGCAAGGCAATGAAGTCATGATCGAAGAAGTATACCCTTCTAAAACAAGCCTTCCTGGTGGTGGCAATGATGCGTATTTAGCGATTCAGGTACACAGCTACAACCCCTGGGCGTTTTGTGGCCATACGGGTAGCAATTCTGCCTGGCCTGGAACGAGCACAATCGAAGAAGCCATTAAAAAAGTAGGGGTTCATTCCAAATTTTTAGGTGTCCCGGTTAATTATGGAGAATTTGGCGTAGGGCGCCAAACAAATACTGCTGAAAGAAACACAGACCTTGTTCGTGGATATTACAAAACATTTGCAACGACCACATTAAGCGAAAACATGTCTTATAGCGTGTGGGATGACCGGGGTTGGTTTGGCCTGGTTACTGGTAACGGGTCAGGATTTGTGAATAACATAGTGCCTACCATGTTGGCGGAGTAG
- a CDS encoding PKD domain-containing protein — MRLFIKTSILFSLTLLLFSCEEDVANVELFEPGTLDATSTNTSIVAGETVTFTDNSTKVYERTWTFTGGTPETSSDPEVTVTYERGGTFTAQLQVKYVDNQIERKDFVVEVEGVVLANFGIYTEDGAITPGSGITLQENNAYIIETIATDPYEGGEALRFQFDAQDTWGVMGSIKPEGGSVDITEFADGYYNVALKTNCAKTMLIRLQGGGANGIVTLDPAGEPYGFKRDGSWHLLSIPIADFLENNPELDLSNISDLLVLRSGESSVASTEDWDFYLDNFYLSK; from the coding sequence ATGAGACTATTCATAAAAACATCGATCCTGTTCAGTCTTACCCTCCTGCTTTTCTCCTGCGAGGAAGACGTTGCCAATGTAGAATTATTTGAACCGGGTACGCTCGACGCTACCTCCACGAACACCAGTATCGTGGCGGGTGAAACGGTTACCTTCACGGATAATTCAACGAAAGTATACGAAAGGACCTGGACCTTCACTGGCGGTACGCCAGAAACTTCAAGCGATCCGGAAGTCACCGTCACTTATGAACGCGGAGGTACTTTCACGGCACAACTACAGGTGAAATACGTAGACAATCAGATTGAAAGAAAGGATTTTGTGGTTGAGGTAGAAGGGGTTGTCCTGGCCAACTTTGGCATCTATACCGAGGATGGGGCTATAACGCCTGGAAGCGGCATCACCCTCCAGGAAAACAATGCCTACATTATAGAAACCATTGCTACCGATCCTTACGAAGGGGGCGAAGCACTTCGTTTTCAATTTGATGCACAAGATACCTGGGGGGTAATGGGCTCCATCAAACCCGAAGGGGGCTCCGTAGATATTACTGAATTTGCGGATGGCTATTACAATGTGGCCCTTAAGACAAATTGTGCGAAAACCATGCTGATCCGGCTTCAGGGCGGCGGTGCCAATGGAATAGTAACGCTGGATCCAGCCGGAGAACCCTATGGATTTAAAAGAGATGGCTCCTGGCACCTGCTTTCCATCCCAATCGCGGACTTCCTTGAGAACAATCCCGAATTGGATCTCTCTAATATTAGTGATTTACTAGTGCTCAGAAGCGGTGAATCAAGCGTAGCCAGCACCGAGGATTGGGACTTCTATTTGGACAATTTCTACCTGTCCAAATAG
- a CDS encoding beta galactosidase jelly roll domain-containing protein, translated as MKYLKSACIITLFSFSCRLAAQQTQFSDLLQNIESREKITLDGTWNIIIDPLENGYYNHRWQPREDGYFKNAQMQNPSDLIEYNFDSDYQLQVPGDWNTQMDKLYYYEGTVWYKKSFDYAKNSDEVVYLYFEAVNYEATVYLNGELLGSHIGGYTPFHFEVSDKLREKDNFVVVKVDNKRKREAIPTINTDWWNYGGITRSAHLIKTPKRHIYDYSVQLGKGSSTTIEGWVMVKNGVDGEKVRIQIPGLDKEATVKLKNGRATFSLIANPELWSPSNPKLYEVNISTSTGQLTDQIGFRTIEAQGTKILLNGETVFLKGISIHEEAPFKTGRVTSVEECRILLKWAKELGCNFVRLAHYPHSEAMVKEAEKMGLLVWSEIPVYWTVLFDNPDTYANAQNQLDDMIARDKNRAAVILWSVANETPESEARNEFLKNLAARVKAQDNTRLVTAALDTESEKDDMKYIGDRLGQYIDVIGINFYCGWYSGKPESCAGIKWGSQYNKPMIMSEMGGGALQGLHGEVTERWTEEYQAEVYKNNIKMMRNIDFLAGASPWILMDFRSHRRHLRRIQNDFNRKGLISEQGIRKKAFYILQEYYQERTEPSIIKRELKN; from the coding sequence ATGAAGTATTTAAAATCCGCCTGTATCATCACACTTTTTAGCTTTTCCTGCCGCCTCGCTGCCCAGCAAACCCAGTTTTCCGATTTATTGCAGAACATTGAATCCAGGGAGAAAATCACTTTAGACGGAACATGGAATATCATCATCGACCCCCTGGAAAACGGGTACTACAACCATCGGTGGCAACCCAGAGAGGACGGCTATTTCAAGAATGCCCAAATGCAAAACCCCTCTGACCTGATCGAATACAATTTCGATTCGGACTACCAACTGCAGGTTCCCGGTGACTGGAACACGCAAATGGATAAACTCTATTATTATGAAGGGACGGTATGGTATAAAAAGAGTTTTGATTATGCCAAAAACAGCGATGAGGTGGTTTACCTCTATTTCGAAGCCGTCAACTATGAAGCCACGGTATATCTCAACGGTGAATTATTGGGTTCGCATATCGGCGGGTATACCCCATTCCACTTTGAGGTTTCCGATAAGCTCCGGGAAAAGGACAATTTTGTGGTGGTCAAGGTAGACAACAAACGCAAACGGGAAGCCATTCCGACCATCAATACCGACTGGTGGAATTATGGTGGCATTACGCGTTCGGCACATTTGATCAAAACCCCTAAAAGGCATATTTATGATTATTCCGTCCAGTTGGGCAAGGGTAGTTCCACAACCATAGAGGGATGGGTAATGGTCAAAAACGGAGTCGATGGAGAAAAGGTCCGTATTCAAATCCCCGGCCTGGATAAAGAGGCAACGGTTAAATTAAAAAATGGCCGGGCTACCTTTTCTTTGATTGCGAACCCCGAATTATGGTCGCCATCAAACCCCAAGCTCTATGAAGTGAATATCAGTACATCAACCGGCCAGCTGACGGACCAAATTGGATTTCGCACCATCGAGGCCCAGGGCACGAAGATTTTGCTCAACGGAGAAACTGTTTTTTTAAAGGGAATCAGTATCCACGAAGAAGCCCCCTTCAAAACCGGGCGCGTCACCTCTGTGGAGGAATGCAGGATATTGTTGAAATGGGCCAAAGAGCTGGGCTGCAACTTCGTCCGGCTGGCACATTATCCGCATAGTGAAGCGATGGTCAAAGAAGCGGAAAAAATGGGGCTACTGGTCTGGTCTGAAATCCCCGTTTACTGGACGGTTCTCTTTGACAACCCGGACACCTACGCCAATGCGCAAAATCAACTGGACGACATGATAGCGCGCGACAAGAACCGGGCAGCTGTTATCCTGTGGTCGGTGGCCAATGAAACGCCTGAAAGCGAGGCCCGCAATGAATTTTTAAAAAACCTGGCGGCCAGGGTGAAGGCTCAGGACAATACCCGCCTGGTTACTGCCGCTTTGGATACCGAAAGTGAAAAAGACGATATGAAGTACATCGGGGATCGTTTAGGCCAATATATCGATGTCATCGGGATCAACTTTTACTGCGGATGGTATTCCGGCAAGCCGGAATCCTGTGCCGGAATAAAATGGGGCAGCCAGTACAACAAACCCATGATCATGAGCGAAATGGGAGGGGGCGCCCTGCAAGGGTTACACGGGGAGGTAACTGAACGATGGACGGAAGAATACCAGGCTGAAGTGTATAAAAACAATATCAAAATGATGCGCAACATTGATTTCCTCGCAGGCGCTTCCCCCTGGATTTTGATGGATTTTCGTTCCCACCGAAGACACCTGAGGAGAATCCAGAATGATTTTAACCGCAAAGGATTGATTTCCGAGCAAGGAATTCGCAAAAAAGCCTTTTATATTCTTCAGGAATATTACCAGGAACGAACCGAGCCATCAATAATTAAGCGTGAACTAAAAAACTAA
- a CDS encoding cellulase family glycosylhydrolase: MQEDPIGIQPLFFFAIWKQIAEHYKAHPNEVLFEIANEPNMDSQIWNQIHAEAHKIIGSSNPDRTILIGTIYGNQISHSKDLVLPEEDRNIIVAIHYYSPMQFTHQGAPWSTKNKNLSGITFTLTDKEVADIREDFDLAKAWPEEKNRPLALGEFGAYEKADMASRARWANFVAREAEARNWSWSHWQFDSDFIVYDIEKDEWVTPIKNALLGIEP, encoded by the coding sequence ATGCAAGAGGATCCCATAGGCATTCAACCCCTGTTTTTTTTTGCCATTTGGAAGCAAATTGCGGAGCATTATAAAGCCCATCCCAATGAAGTGCTCTTTGAAATTGCCAATGAGCCCAACATGGATTCCCAAATCTGGAATCAAATACATGCAGAGGCGCACAAGATCATCGGGTCTTCAAACCCAGACAGAACGATACTCATCGGAACCATATATGGAAACCAAATAAGCCATTCAAAAGATCTGGTTTTACCCGAGGAAGACAGGAACATCATTGTGGCCATTCATTATTATTCGCCTATGCAGTTCACCCATCAGGGCGCTCCCTGGTCAACAAAAAACAAGAATCTGAGCGGCATAACATTTACGCTTACAGATAAAGAAGTGGCAGATATAAGAGAGGATTTTGATTTAGCCAAAGCTTGGCCAGAAGAAAAAAACAGGCCATTGGCCCTGGGGGAATTTGGAGCTTATGAAAAAGCAGATATGGCATCCAGAGCCAGGTGGGCCAATTTTGTTGCCAGAGAGGCTGAGGCAAGAAACTGGAGCTGGAGTCATTGGCAGTTTGATTCTGATTTTATTGTCTATGATATAGAAAAAGATGAGTGGGTCACACCAATTAAAAATGCACTGTTGGGCATAGAGCCTTAA
- a CDS encoding glycoside hydrolase family 3 C-terminal domain-containing protein translates to MLSVCFISAQDIHPLYKNKAASIEERIADLIPRMTLEEKVLQMNQWTYGKNANPNNIETAMKKVRPEIGSLIYRSTNPLYRNQIQKKAMEESRLGIPIIFGFDAIHGYKTVFPIPLAQACAWDTELVKRSCKVSARECWLSGVDWTFSPMIDVARDPRWGRVAEGYGEDPYANAAFAVAAVRGYQGDNLADKHTIAACLKHYVGYSLSEGGRDYHYSDVSDQTLWETFMPPYEAGVAAGAATLMSGFNDISGVPASANYYTLTEILKQRWGHDGFVVSDWGSVENLIAQGVAKDRKEAGFKSFMAGVEMDMVDDVYVENLPQLVDEGKIPLSSIDEAVRRILRVKFRLGLFDQPYVDDIPEKDRYRLPSDLALAEQIAAESMVLLKNENQLLPIKPTVKKLAIIGPMVMDSVNLMGSWEGMGEPRHVSTIYDGLLKEFGADIELLYAKGCGFDGTDTLGFAEAKKAAMAADIVVLFLGEQKKWSGENGSRSSIALPDIQEKLTKILHETGKPVVLVLSNGRPLELVRLNDWAGAILEIWQPGTMGGLAVAGILSGRINPSGKLSITFPRTTGQIPMYYNMRRPARWMGYYQDIDKEPMYWLGHGLSYTRFSYGALQLSSRKIKKNEKIRARIEVSNMGPRDGKEAVLWFISDPVASVSRPVKELKFFEKKHIEANGTKAYEFEIDPVRDLSFYDKNGVKHLESGTYIVRVQDKKMEFEIVD, encoded by the coding sequence ATGCTATCCGTATGCTTTATCTCTGCCCAGGATATCCATCCTTTATACAAAAATAAGGCCGCCTCCATCGAAGAGCGTATAGCGGACTTGATTCCCCGGATGACACTGGAGGAAAAAGTGCTGCAAATGAATCAATGGACTTACGGGAAAAATGCGAACCCCAACAATATAGAAACAGCAATGAAAAAGGTGCGGCCGGAAATCGGCTCCCTGATCTATCGCAGTACCAATCCGCTTTATCGCAATCAAATTCAGAAAAAAGCCATGGAAGAGTCCCGGTTGGGCATTCCGATTATTTTTGGGTTCGATGCCATTCATGGGTATAAAACCGTATTTCCAATTCCTTTGGCGCAGGCCTGTGCCTGGGATACGGAGCTGGTTAAGCGGTCATGTAAGGTTTCTGCCCGCGAATGCTGGTTGTCCGGGGTGGATTGGACTTTTTCGCCGATGATAGACGTGGCGCGTGACCCCCGGTGGGGGCGTGTGGCGGAAGGATATGGCGAAGACCCCTATGCGAATGCGGCATTTGCCGTGGCGGCGGTACGGGGCTATCAGGGCGATAACCTGGCCGATAAGCATACCATCGCTGCCTGTTTGAAGCATTATGTGGGTTATAGCCTGTCAGAAGGTGGCCGGGATTACCATTATAGCGATGTGTCCGACCAGACCCTCTGGGAAACCTTTATGCCTCCGTATGAAGCGGGCGTAGCGGCAGGAGCCGCCACTCTGATGAGCGGGTTTAATGATATCAGTGGGGTGCCGGCATCCGCCAATTATTATACCTTAACCGAAATACTCAAGCAGCGCTGGGGCCACGATGGGTTTGTGGTCTCAGATTGGGGATCTGTAGAAAATCTGATTGCCCAGGGGGTTGCCAAAGACCGCAAAGAAGCCGGCTTCAAATCCTTTATGGCGGGCGTTGAAATGGATATGGTTGACGATGTATACGTTGAAAATCTTCCTCAACTGGTCGATGAGGGAAAGATCCCCCTGTCATCGATTGATGAAGCAGTGCGTAGGATATTAAGAGTAAAATTCCGGTTAGGCTTGTTCGACCAGCCCTACGTGGATGATATTCCGGAAAAGGACAGATACCGGCTGCCATCGGATTTAGCCCTGGCAGAACAAATTGCTGCCGAATCCATGGTGTTGTTGAAAAATGAAAACCAATTACTCCCGATCAAACCAACCGTGAAAAAACTGGCCATTATCGGGCCCATGGTTATGGACTCCGTCAACCTAATGGGGTCCTGGGAGGGGATGGGAGAACCCCGCCATGTTTCAACGATATACGATGGGCTTTTGAAAGAATTTGGTGCTGATATAGAGCTTCTTTATGCAAAAGGATGTGGGTTTGACGGTACAGATACCCTGGGCTTTGCCGAAGCCAAAAAAGCGGCGATGGCGGCTGATATAGTCGTCCTTTTTCTGGGAGAGCAGAAAAAGTGGAGCGGGGAGAACGGTTCGCGCTCGAGTATTGCGCTTCCCGATATTCAGGAAAAGCTGACGAAGATCTTGCATGAAACCGGAAAACCGGTTGTGCTGGTGTTATCCAACGGCAGGCCGCTGGAACTCGTCCGCTTAAATGACTGGGCCGGCGCTATTTTGGAAATCTGGCAACCGGGCACGATGGGTGGCCTCGCAGTAGCCGGCATATTGTCCGGCCGGATCAACCCGTCTGGCAAACTTTCCATCACCTTCCCGCGCACGACAGGCCAGATTCCCATGTATTACAACATGCGAAGGCCGGCCCGATGGATGGGCTATTACCAGGACATCGACAAAGAACCCATGTATTGGCTGGGGCATGGCCTGAGTTATACCCGTTTCAGCTATGGAGCGCTGCAATTGTCCTCCCGAAAAATCAAAAAAAATGAGAAAATACGAGCGCGGATAGAGGTATCCAATATGGGCCCCAGGGATGGTAAAGAGGCTGTTTTATGGTTTATCTCCGACCCCGTGGCCTCCGTCTCCAGGCCGGTGAAGGAGCTGAAGTTTTTTGAAAAGAAGCATATCGAGGCCAATGGGACGAAAGCCTATGAATTTGAAATAGACCCTGTGAGAGACTTGAGTTTTTATGATAAGAATGGCGTAAAACACCTTGAATCCGGCACTTACATAGTGCGGGTGCAGGATAAAAAAATGGAATTTGAAATCGTCGATTAA